A single genomic interval of Xiphophorus couchianus chromosome 2, X_couchianus-1.0, whole genome shotgun sequence harbors:
- the LOC114153378 gene encoding protein phosphatase 1 regulatory subunit 12A isoform X2, whose amino-acid sequence MAATDHSRSEAAKQRRQDQLQRWLGSETDRTGSETRKTTGGSGTRRAKVQFAQGAVFMAACSAGDREEVATLLRQGADINHANVDGLTALHQACIDENAEMVQFLVENGSDVNRGDNEGWTPLHAAASCGFIQITKYLIEHGANVGAVNSEGELPLDVANEDVMERLLRAEIKKQGIDVDKARKEEERIMLQDATALLEGGGSLTPHPNTKATALHVAAAKGYIEVLKVLLQCRVDVDCRDIDGWTPLHAAAHWGQEEVCTLLADHMCDMAAVNNVGQTPLDVADENLVDTLEELQKKQNALRSEKQKQNPVIETNQPISMVPVRTRRTSISRMSSRDKICLHEREKHPPPALPSSPAEDEEEEGQTGQSQAKASSSSSSEEESESESDTESEKAKNREIINNLNNKRNTTSALSTSMSATTTAGQLKKEPSKPPATESPGSWRTSLRKAGSSVTLGSAGLSDSVQDPSRATDSGLGMSRSASSPRLSSDADTKEPRLARVPPTPTRRLFSIPDNSSDSSNSWLSRSSSYTRRHHSQLGNEFTSSTPSLLHSSSYVKRLDDANVTSSSTGTSSAGHSRLNSLLAQRTPQEQTEKKEPPSTITSISQSTMTSEQESKQRRKSYLTPVRDEEAEAQRKARSRHARQSRRSTQGVTLTDLQEAEKTIQTMKTDNKGREKNEEEEKEKEAKQKKADEGEVSWRSRIASLQKSDLLGLTQPAGSARPLASERKDVESITGESETEKWARERRERRQARARRKAQRTGEGEDFEPSGEEEFSGSGLDPQKDKDMSSRLDTSYSNRTQREGSESKDFKKLFEEVSRENSQLQAQLQDTQKIISQTRVELEKATQRQERFTDCSALLDLERKDRRMLERRMAELEEELKVLVDLRADNQRLKDENGALIRVISKLSK is encoded by the exons ATGGCGGCCACTGACCATTCCCGGTCCGAAGCTGCCAAACAGCGACGGCAGGATCAGCTCCAGCGATGGCTGGGCTCGGAAACGGACCGGACAGGGTCGGAGACTCGGAAAACCACGGGCGGTTCTGGGACTCGGCGCGCGAAGGTGCAGTTCGCGCAAGGAGCCGTGTTTATGGCCGCCTGCTCCGCCGGAGACCGGGAGGAGGTGGCGACGCTACTCCGACAAGGAGCTGACATCAACCACGCCAACGTAGACGGGCTGACAGCGCTTCACCAG GCATGCATCGATGAAAACGCAGAGATGGTGCAGTTTCTAGTGGAAAACGGGAGCGACGTCAACAGAGGGGACAATGAGGGCTGGACTCCTCTGCACGCTGCAGCTTCCTGCGGCTTCATCCAGATCACCAA GTACCTGATAGAGCACGGTGCTAATGTTGGGGCTGTCAACAGCGAAGGAGAGCTTCCTCTGGATGTGGCCAATGAAGATGTAATGGAGAGGCTTCTCAGAGCTGAAATCAAAAAACAAG GGATAGATGTGGATAAAGCCCggaaggaagaggagaggatCATGCTGCAGGACGCCACGGCGCTGCTGGAAGGAGGCGGCTCCCTGACGCCTCACCCCAACACCAAGGCTACAGCTCTGCATGTCGCCGCAGCCAAAGGTTACATCGAAGTCCTCAA GGTACTGTTACAGTGTAGGGTAGATGTGGACTGCAGGGACATAGACGGGTGGACGCCTCTGCATGCAGCAGCTCACTGGGGACAGGAGGAGGTGTGCACCCTGCTCGCTGACCACATGTGCGATATGGCCGCCGTCAACAACGTG GGTCAAACGCCTCTTGATGTTGCAGACGAGAACCTCGTGGAcaccctggaggagctgcagaagaaaCAGAACGCT TTACGCAgcgagaaacagaaacagaatccTGTTATTGAGACCAATCAACCTATCTCCATGGTACCAGTCCGCACTCGCAG GACCTCTATCTCCCGTATGAGCAGCAGGGACAAGATATGCCTTCATGAGCGGGAGAAGCACCCGCCTCCCGCTTTGCCGAGCAGTCCGGccgaggacgaggaggaggaaggccaAACGGGGCAGAGCCAGGCGAAAGCCTCCAGTAGCtccagctcagaggaggagagcGAGTCTGAGAGCGACACGGAGTCAG agaaagcaaaaaacagagaaatcatAAATAACTTGAACAACAAACGAAATACCACCAGTGCGCTTTCTACCTCCATGTCAGCGACTACCACTGCAGGCCAGCTAAAGAAG GAACCAAGCAAGCCTCCAGCCACCGAGTCCCCCGGCTCATGGAGAACGTCCCTGAGGAAAGCGGGCAGCTCCGTGACTCTGGGCTCAGCTGGGCTCTCGGACTCTGTACAGGACCCGAGCAGAGCCACAGATTCTGGACTTGGAATGAGCCGCTCCGCCTCCAGCCCCCGCCTTAGCTCTGACGCCGACACCAAG GAGCCAAGACTCGCTCGAGTGCCGCCGACTCCGACACGGAGACTCTTCAGTATTCCAGATAACAGCTCTGACAGCTCCAACAG TTGGCTAAGCCGTAGCTCGTCGTACACTCGACGACATCATAGTCAGTTAGGGAATGAGTTCACTAGCTCCACACCATCTTTGCTACACAG CTCGTCTTATGTAAAGAGACTGGATGACGCCAACGTGACCTCATCGAGTACAGGAACCAGCTCTGCTGGTCACAGCCGCCTTAATAGTCTTTTAGCTCAGAG AACTCCTCAGGAACAGACGGAAAAGAAGGAACCACCGTCAACCATCACCTCAATTTCTCAAAGCACAATGACAAGCGAACAGGAGAGCAAACAGAGGCGCAA GTCGTATCTGACACCTGTGCGAGATGAGGAAGCGGAAGCGCAGAGAAAAGCTCGCTCCCGGCATGCGCGGCAATCCCGGCGCTCCACCCAG GGAGTTACGCTAACAGATTTGCAGGAGGCAGAAAAGACAATTCAAACCATGAAGACAGACaacaaaggaagagaaaagaatgaggaagaagagaaagagaaggaagCTAAACAGAAGAAGGCAGATGAAGGG GAAGTGAGCTGGAGATCTCGTATTGCCAGCCTGCAGAAGTCGGACCTGCTGGGTCTCACTCAGCCTGCTGGCTCGGCTCGTCCTCTGGCATCTGAAAGAAAAG ATGTTGAGTCCATCACAGGAGAGAGCGAGACAGAAAAATGGGCCAGAGAGCGCAGAGAGAGGAGACAGGCCCGGGCCAGGAGGAAGGCACAGAGGACCGGGGAG GGTGAAGACTTTGAGCCCAGTGGAGAGGAGGAGTTCTCAGGGAGTGGGCTGGATCCACAG AAAGACAAAGACATGAGTTCAAGGTTGGACACCTCGTATAGCAACCGCACCCAGAGAGAAGGATCGGaaagcaaagattttaaaaag cTGTTTGAGGAGGTTTCCAGAGAAAACAGCCAGCTCCAAGCTCAACTGCAGGACACACAGAAGATCATTAGTCAGACCAGGGTGGAGCTGGAGAAGGCAACACAG AGACAAGAACGCTTCACTGACTGTTCAGCCCTACTGGACCTAGAGAGAAAG GACCGGAGGATGTTGGAGCGGCGCATggcagagctggaggaggagctaAAG GTTTTGGTTGACCTGAGAGCAGACAATCAGCGTCTTAAAGATGAAAATGGAGCACTGATCCGCGTCATCAGCAAACTCTCCAAATAG
- the LOC114153378 gene encoding protein phosphatase 1 regulatory subunit 12A isoform X3 yields the protein MAATDHSRSEAAKQRRQDQLQRWLGSETDRTGSETRKTTGGSGTRRAKVQFAQGAVFMAACSAGDREEVATLLRQGADINHANVDGLTALHQACIDENAEMVQFLVENGSDVNRGDNEGWTPLHAAASCGFIQITKYLIEHGANVGAVNSEGELPLDVANEDVMERLLRAEIKKQGIDVDKARKEEERIMLQDATALLEGGGSLTPHPNTKATALHVAAAKGYIEVLKVLLQCRVDVDCRDIDGWTPLHAAAHWGQEEVCTLLADHMCDMAAVNNVGQTPLDVADENLVDTLEELQKKQNALRSEKQKQNPVIETNQPISMVPVRTRRTSISRMSSRDKICLHEREKHPPPALPSSPAEDEEEEGQTGQSQAKASSSSSSEEESESESDTESEKAKNREIINNLNNKRNTTSALSTSMSATTTAGQLKKEPSKPPATESPGSWRTSLRKAGSSVTLGSAGLSDSVQDPSRATDSGLGMSRSASSPRLSSDADTKEPRLARVPPTPTRRLFSIPDNSSDSSNSWLSRSSSYTRRHHSQLGNEFTSSTPSLLHSSSYVKRLDDANVTSSSTGTSSAGHSRLNSLLAQRTPQEQTEKKEPPSTITSISQSTMTSEQESKQRRKSYLTPVRDEEAEAQRKARSRHARQSRRSTQGVTLTDLQEAEKTIQTMKTDNKGREKNEEEEKEKEAKQKKADEGEVSWRSRIASLQKSDLLGLTQPAGSARPLASERKDVESITGESETEKWARERRERRQARARRKAQRTGEGEDFEPSGEEEFSGSGLDPQVVLDKDKDMSSRLDTSYSNRTQREGSESKDFKKLFEEVSRENSQLQAQLQDTQKIISQTRVELEKATQRQERFTDCSALLDLERKVLVDLRADNQRLKDENGALIRVISKLSK from the exons ATGGCGGCCACTGACCATTCCCGGTCCGAAGCTGCCAAACAGCGACGGCAGGATCAGCTCCAGCGATGGCTGGGCTCGGAAACGGACCGGACAGGGTCGGAGACTCGGAAAACCACGGGCGGTTCTGGGACTCGGCGCGCGAAGGTGCAGTTCGCGCAAGGAGCCGTGTTTATGGCCGCCTGCTCCGCCGGAGACCGGGAGGAGGTGGCGACGCTACTCCGACAAGGAGCTGACATCAACCACGCCAACGTAGACGGGCTGACAGCGCTTCACCAG GCATGCATCGATGAAAACGCAGAGATGGTGCAGTTTCTAGTGGAAAACGGGAGCGACGTCAACAGAGGGGACAATGAGGGCTGGACTCCTCTGCACGCTGCAGCTTCCTGCGGCTTCATCCAGATCACCAA GTACCTGATAGAGCACGGTGCTAATGTTGGGGCTGTCAACAGCGAAGGAGAGCTTCCTCTGGATGTGGCCAATGAAGATGTAATGGAGAGGCTTCTCAGAGCTGAAATCAAAAAACAAG GGATAGATGTGGATAAAGCCCggaaggaagaggagaggatCATGCTGCAGGACGCCACGGCGCTGCTGGAAGGAGGCGGCTCCCTGACGCCTCACCCCAACACCAAGGCTACAGCTCTGCATGTCGCCGCAGCCAAAGGTTACATCGAAGTCCTCAA GGTACTGTTACAGTGTAGGGTAGATGTGGACTGCAGGGACATAGACGGGTGGACGCCTCTGCATGCAGCAGCTCACTGGGGACAGGAGGAGGTGTGCACCCTGCTCGCTGACCACATGTGCGATATGGCCGCCGTCAACAACGTG GGTCAAACGCCTCTTGATGTTGCAGACGAGAACCTCGTGGAcaccctggaggagctgcagaagaaaCAGAACGCT TTACGCAgcgagaaacagaaacagaatccTGTTATTGAGACCAATCAACCTATCTCCATGGTACCAGTCCGCACTCGCAG GACCTCTATCTCCCGTATGAGCAGCAGGGACAAGATATGCCTTCATGAGCGGGAGAAGCACCCGCCTCCCGCTTTGCCGAGCAGTCCGGccgaggacgaggaggaggaaggccaAACGGGGCAGAGCCAGGCGAAAGCCTCCAGTAGCtccagctcagaggaggagagcGAGTCTGAGAGCGACACGGAGTCAG agaaagcaaaaaacagagaaatcatAAATAACTTGAACAACAAACGAAATACCACCAGTGCGCTTTCTACCTCCATGTCAGCGACTACCACTGCAGGCCAGCTAAAGAAG GAACCAAGCAAGCCTCCAGCCACCGAGTCCCCCGGCTCATGGAGAACGTCCCTGAGGAAAGCGGGCAGCTCCGTGACTCTGGGCTCAGCTGGGCTCTCGGACTCTGTACAGGACCCGAGCAGAGCCACAGATTCTGGACTTGGAATGAGCCGCTCCGCCTCCAGCCCCCGCCTTAGCTCTGACGCCGACACCAAG GAGCCAAGACTCGCTCGAGTGCCGCCGACTCCGACACGGAGACTCTTCAGTATTCCAGATAACAGCTCTGACAGCTCCAACAG TTGGCTAAGCCGTAGCTCGTCGTACACTCGACGACATCATAGTCAGTTAGGGAATGAGTTCACTAGCTCCACACCATCTTTGCTACACAG CTCGTCTTATGTAAAGAGACTGGATGACGCCAACGTGACCTCATCGAGTACAGGAACCAGCTCTGCTGGTCACAGCCGCCTTAATAGTCTTTTAGCTCAGAG AACTCCTCAGGAACAGACGGAAAAGAAGGAACCACCGTCAACCATCACCTCAATTTCTCAAAGCACAATGACAAGCGAACAGGAGAGCAAACAGAGGCGCAA GTCGTATCTGACACCTGTGCGAGATGAGGAAGCGGAAGCGCAGAGAAAAGCTCGCTCCCGGCATGCGCGGCAATCCCGGCGCTCCACCCAG GGAGTTACGCTAACAGATTTGCAGGAGGCAGAAAAGACAATTCAAACCATGAAGACAGACaacaaaggaagagaaaagaatgaggaagaagagaaagagaaggaagCTAAACAGAAGAAGGCAGATGAAGGG GAAGTGAGCTGGAGATCTCGTATTGCCAGCCTGCAGAAGTCGGACCTGCTGGGTCTCACTCAGCCTGCTGGCTCGGCTCGTCCTCTGGCATCTGAAAGAAAAG ATGTTGAGTCCATCACAGGAGAGAGCGAGACAGAAAAATGGGCCAGAGAGCGCAGAGAGAGGAGACAGGCCCGGGCCAGGAGGAAGGCACAGAGGACCGGGGAG GGTGAAGACTTTGAGCCCAGTGGAGAGGAGGAGTTCTCAGGGAGTGGGCTGGATCCACAGGTTGTACTTGAT AAAGACAAAGACATGAGTTCAAGGTTGGACACCTCGTATAGCAACCGCACCCAGAGAGAAGGATCGGaaagcaaagattttaaaaag cTGTTTGAGGAGGTTTCCAGAGAAAACAGCCAGCTCCAAGCTCAACTGCAGGACACACAGAAGATCATTAGTCAGACCAGGGTGGAGCTGGAGAAGGCAACACAG AGACAAGAACGCTTCACTGACTGTTCAGCCCTACTGGACCTAGAGAGAAAG GTTTTGGTTGACCTGAGAGCAGACAATCAGCGTCTTAAAGATGAAAATGGAGCACTGATCCGCGTCATCAGCAAACTCTCCAAATAG
- the LOC114153378 gene encoding protein phosphatase 1 regulatory subunit 12B isoform X6, which produces MAATDHSRSEAAKQRRQDQLQRWLGSETDRTGSETRKTTGGSGTRRAKVQFAQGAVFMAACSAGDREEVATLLRQGADINHANVDGLTALHQACIDENAEMVQFLVENGSDVNRGDNEGWTPLHAAASCGFIQITKYLIEHGANVGAVNSEGELPLDVANEDVMERLLRAEIKKQGIDVDKARKEEERIMLQDATALLEGGGSLTPHPNTKATALHVAAAKGYIEVLKVLLQCRVDVDCRDIDGWTPLHAAAHWGQEEVCTLLADHMCDMAAVNNVGQTPLDVADENLVDTLEELQKKQNALRSEKQKQNPVIETNQPISMVPVRTRRTSISRMSSRDKICLHEREKHPPPALPSSPAEDEEEEGQTGQSQAKASSSSSSEEESESESDTESEKAKNREIINNLNNKRNTTSALSTSMSATTTAGQLKKEPSKPPATESPGSWRTSLRKAGSSVTLGSAGLSDSVQDPSRATDSGLGMSRSASSPRLSSDADTKEPRLARVPPTPTRRLFSIPDNSSDSSNRTPQEQTEKKEPPSTITSISQSTMTSEQESKQRRKSYLTPVRDEEAEAQRKARSRHARQSRRSTQGVTLTDLQEAEKTIQTMKTDNKGREKNEEEEKEKEAKQKKADEGEVSWRSRIASLQKSDLLGLTQPAGSARPLASERKDVESITGESETEKWARERRERRQARARRKAQRTGEGEDFEPSGEEEFSGSGLDPQVVLDKDKDMSSRLDTSYSNRTQREGSESKDFKKLFEEVSRENSQLQAQLQDTQKIISQTRVELEKATQRQERFTDCSALLDLERKDRRMLERRMAELEEELKVLVDLRADNQRLKDENGALIRVISKLSK; this is translated from the exons ATGGCGGCCACTGACCATTCCCGGTCCGAAGCTGCCAAACAGCGACGGCAGGATCAGCTCCAGCGATGGCTGGGCTCGGAAACGGACCGGACAGGGTCGGAGACTCGGAAAACCACGGGCGGTTCTGGGACTCGGCGCGCGAAGGTGCAGTTCGCGCAAGGAGCCGTGTTTATGGCCGCCTGCTCCGCCGGAGACCGGGAGGAGGTGGCGACGCTACTCCGACAAGGAGCTGACATCAACCACGCCAACGTAGACGGGCTGACAGCGCTTCACCAG GCATGCATCGATGAAAACGCAGAGATGGTGCAGTTTCTAGTGGAAAACGGGAGCGACGTCAACAGAGGGGACAATGAGGGCTGGACTCCTCTGCACGCTGCAGCTTCCTGCGGCTTCATCCAGATCACCAA GTACCTGATAGAGCACGGTGCTAATGTTGGGGCTGTCAACAGCGAAGGAGAGCTTCCTCTGGATGTGGCCAATGAAGATGTAATGGAGAGGCTTCTCAGAGCTGAAATCAAAAAACAAG GGATAGATGTGGATAAAGCCCggaaggaagaggagaggatCATGCTGCAGGACGCCACGGCGCTGCTGGAAGGAGGCGGCTCCCTGACGCCTCACCCCAACACCAAGGCTACAGCTCTGCATGTCGCCGCAGCCAAAGGTTACATCGAAGTCCTCAA GGTACTGTTACAGTGTAGGGTAGATGTGGACTGCAGGGACATAGACGGGTGGACGCCTCTGCATGCAGCAGCTCACTGGGGACAGGAGGAGGTGTGCACCCTGCTCGCTGACCACATGTGCGATATGGCCGCCGTCAACAACGTG GGTCAAACGCCTCTTGATGTTGCAGACGAGAACCTCGTGGAcaccctggaggagctgcagaagaaaCAGAACGCT TTACGCAgcgagaaacagaaacagaatccTGTTATTGAGACCAATCAACCTATCTCCATGGTACCAGTCCGCACTCGCAG GACCTCTATCTCCCGTATGAGCAGCAGGGACAAGATATGCCTTCATGAGCGGGAGAAGCACCCGCCTCCCGCTTTGCCGAGCAGTCCGGccgaggacgaggaggaggaaggccaAACGGGGCAGAGCCAGGCGAAAGCCTCCAGTAGCtccagctcagaggaggagagcGAGTCTGAGAGCGACACGGAGTCAG agaaagcaaaaaacagagaaatcatAAATAACTTGAACAACAAACGAAATACCACCAGTGCGCTTTCTACCTCCATGTCAGCGACTACCACTGCAGGCCAGCTAAAGAAG GAACCAAGCAAGCCTCCAGCCACCGAGTCCCCCGGCTCATGGAGAACGTCCCTGAGGAAAGCGGGCAGCTCCGTGACTCTGGGCTCAGCTGGGCTCTCGGACTCTGTACAGGACCCGAGCAGAGCCACAGATTCTGGACTTGGAATGAGCCGCTCCGCCTCCAGCCCCCGCCTTAGCTCTGACGCCGACACCAAG GAGCCAAGACTCGCTCGAGTGCCGCCGACTCCGACACGGAGACTCTTCAGTATTCCAGATAACAGCTCTGACAGCTCCAACAG AACTCCTCAGGAACAGACGGAAAAGAAGGAACCACCGTCAACCATCACCTCAATTTCTCAAAGCACAATGACAAGCGAACAGGAGAGCAAACAGAGGCGCAA GTCGTATCTGACACCTGTGCGAGATGAGGAAGCGGAAGCGCAGAGAAAAGCTCGCTCCCGGCATGCGCGGCAATCCCGGCGCTCCACCCAG GGAGTTACGCTAACAGATTTGCAGGAGGCAGAAAAGACAATTCAAACCATGAAGACAGACaacaaaggaagagaaaagaatgaggaagaagagaaagagaaggaagCTAAACAGAAGAAGGCAGATGAAGGG GAAGTGAGCTGGAGATCTCGTATTGCCAGCCTGCAGAAGTCGGACCTGCTGGGTCTCACTCAGCCTGCTGGCTCGGCTCGTCCTCTGGCATCTGAAAGAAAAG ATGTTGAGTCCATCACAGGAGAGAGCGAGACAGAAAAATGGGCCAGAGAGCGCAGAGAGAGGAGACAGGCCCGGGCCAGGAGGAAGGCACAGAGGACCGGGGAG GGTGAAGACTTTGAGCCCAGTGGAGAGGAGGAGTTCTCAGGGAGTGGGCTGGATCCACAGGTTGTACTTGAT AAAGACAAAGACATGAGTTCAAGGTTGGACACCTCGTATAGCAACCGCACCCAGAGAGAAGGATCGGaaagcaaagattttaaaaag cTGTTTGAGGAGGTTTCCAGAGAAAACAGCCAGCTCCAAGCTCAACTGCAGGACACACAGAAGATCATTAGTCAGACCAGGGTGGAGCTGGAGAAGGCAACACAG AGACAAGAACGCTTCACTGACTGTTCAGCCCTACTGGACCTAGAGAGAAAG GACCGGAGGATGTTGGAGCGGCGCATggcagagctggaggaggagctaAAG GTTTTGGTTGACCTGAGAGCAGACAATCAGCGTCTTAAAGATGAAAATGGAGCACTGATCCGCGTCATCAGCAAACTCTCCAAATAG
- the LOC114153378 gene encoding protein phosphatase 1 regulatory subunit 12A isoform X4 translates to MAATDHSRSEAAKQRRQDQLQRWLGSETDRTGSETRKTTGGSGTRRAKVQFAQGAVFMAACSAGDREEVATLLRQGADINHANVDGLTALHQACIDENAEMVQFLVENGSDVNRGDNEGWTPLHAAASCGFIQITKYLIEHGANVGAVNSEGELPLDVANEDVMERLLRAEIKKQGIDVDKARKEEERIMLQDATALLEGGGSLTPHPNTKATALHVAAAKGYIEVLKVLLQCRVDVDCRDIDGWTPLHAAAHWGQEEVCTLLADHMCDMAAVNNVGQTPLDVADENLVDTLEELQKKQNALRSEKQKQNPVIETNQPISMVPVRTRRTSISRMSSRDKICLHEREKHPPPALPSSPAEDEEEEGQTGQSQAKASSSSSSEEESESESDTESEKAKNREIINNLNNKRNTTSALSTSMSATTTAGQLKKEPSKPPATESPGSWRTSLRKAGSSVTLGSAGLSDSVQDPSRATDSGLGMSRSASSPRLSSDADTKEPRLARVPPTPTRRLFSIPDNSSDSSNSSSYVKRLDDANVTSSSTGTSSAGHSRLNSLLAQRTPQEQTEKKEPPSTITSISQSTMTSEQESKQRRKSYLTPVRDEEAEAQRKARSRHARQSRRSTQGVTLTDLQEAEKTIQTMKTDNKGREKNEEEEKEKEAKQKKADEGEVSWRSRIASLQKSDLLGLTQPAGSARPLASERKDVESITGESETEKWARERRERRQARARRKAQRTGEGEDFEPSGEEEFSGSGLDPQVVLDKDKDMSSRLDTSYSNRTQREGSESKDFKKLFEEVSRENSQLQAQLQDTQKIISQTRVELEKATQRQERFTDCSALLDLERKDRRMLERRMAELEEELKVLVDLRADNQRLKDENGALIRVISKLSK, encoded by the exons ATGGCGGCCACTGACCATTCCCGGTCCGAAGCTGCCAAACAGCGACGGCAGGATCAGCTCCAGCGATGGCTGGGCTCGGAAACGGACCGGACAGGGTCGGAGACTCGGAAAACCACGGGCGGTTCTGGGACTCGGCGCGCGAAGGTGCAGTTCGCGCAAGGAGCCGTGTTTATGGCCGCCTGCTCCGCCGGAGACCGGGAGGAGGTGGCGACGCTACTCCGACAAGGAGCTGACATCAACCACGCCAACGTAGACGGGCTGACAGCGCTTCACCAG GCATGCATCGATGAAAACGCAGAGATGGTGCAGTTTCTAGTGGAAAACGGGAGCGACGTCAACAGAGGGGACAATGAGGGCTGGACTCCTCTGCACGCTGCAGCTTCCTGCGGCTTCATCCAGATCACCAA GTACCTGATAGAGCACGGTGCTAATGTTGGGGCTGTCAACAGCGAAGGAGAGCTTCCTCTGGATGTGGCCAATGAAGATGTAATGGAGAGGCTTCTCAGAGCTGAAATCAAAAAACAAG GGATAGATGTGGATAAAGCCCggaaggaagaggagaggatCATGCTGCAGGACGCCACGGCGCTGCTGGAAGGAGGCGGCTCCCTGACGCCTCACCCCAACACCAAGGCTACAGCTCTGCATGTCGCCGCAGCCAAAGGTTACATCGAAGTCCTCAA GGTACTGTTACAGTGTAGGGTAGATGTGGACTGCAGGGACATAGACGGGTGGACGCCTCTGCATGCAGCAGCTCACTGGGGACAGGAGGAGGTGTGCACCCTGCTCGCTGACCACATGTGCGATATGGCCGCCGTCAACAACGTG GGTCAAACGCCTCTTGATGTTGCAGACGAGAACCTCGTGGAcaccctggaggagctgcagaagaaaCAGAACGCT TTACGCAgcgagaaacagaaacagaatccTGTTATTGAGACCAATCAACCTATCTCCATGGTACCAGTCCGCACTCGCAG GACCTCTATCTCCCGTATGAGCAGCAGGGACAAGATATGCCTTCATGAGCGGGAGAAGCACCCGCCTCCCGCTTTGCCGAGCAGTCCGGccgaggacgaggaggaggaaggccaAACGGGGCAGAGCCAGGCGAAAGCCTCCAGTAGCtccagctcagaggaggagagcGAGTCTGAGAGCGACACGGAGTCAG agaaagcaaaaaacagagaaatcatAAATAACTTGAACAACAAACGAAATACCACCAGTGCGCTTTCTACCTCCATGTCAGCGACTACCACTGCAGGCCAGCTAAAGAAG GAACCAAGCAAGCCTCCAGCCACCGAGTCCCCCGGCTCATGGAGAACGTCCCTGAGGAAAGCGGGCAGCTCCGTGACTCTGGGCTCAGCTGGGCTCTCGGACTCTGTACAGGACCCGAGCAGAGCCACAGATTCTGGACTTGGAATGAGCCGCTCCGCCTCCAGCCCCCGCCTTAGCTCTGACGCCGACACCAAG GAGCCAAGACTCGCTCGAGTGCCGCCGACTCCGACACGGAGACTCTTCAGTATTCCAGATAACAGCTCTGACAGCTCCAACAG CTCGTCTTATGTAAAGAGACTGGATGACGCCAACGTGACCTCATCGAGTACAGGAACCAGCTCTGCTGGTCACAGCCGCCTTAATAGTCTTTTAGCTCAGAG AACTCCTCAGGAACAGACGGAAAAGAAGGAACCACCGTCAACCATCACCTCAATTTCTCAAAGCACAATGACAAGCGAACAGGAGAGCAAACAGAGGCGCAA GTCGTATCTGACACCTGTGCGAGATGAGGAAGCGGAAGCGCAGAGAAAAGCTCGCTCCCGGCATGCGCGGCAATCCCGGCGCTCCACCCAG GGAGTTACGCTAACAGATTTGCAGGAGGCAGAAAAGACAATTCAAACCATGAAGACAGACaacaaaggaagagaaaagaatgaggaagaagagaaagagaaggaagCTAAACAGAAGAAGGCAGATGAAGGG GAAGTGAGCTGGAGATCTCGTATTGCCAGCCTGCAGAAGTCGGACCTGCTGGGTCTCACTCAGCCTGCTGGCTCGGCTCGTCCTCTGGCATCTGAAAGAAAAG ATGTTGAGTCCATCACAGGAGAGAGCGAGACAGAAAAATGGGCCAGAGAGCGCAGAGAGAGGAGACAGGCCCGGGCCAGGAGGAAGGCACAGAGGACCGGGGAG GGTGAAGACTTTGAGCCCAGTGGAGAGGAGGAGTTCTCAGGGAGTGGGCTGGATCCACAGGTTGTACTTGAT AAAGACAAAGACATGAGTTCAAGGTTGGACACCTCGTATAGCAACCGCACCCAGAGAGAAGGATCGGaaagcaaagattttaaaaag cTGTTTGAGGAGGTTTCCAGAGAAAACAGCCAGCTCCAAGCTCAACTGCAGGACACACAGAAGATCATTAGTCAGACCAGGGTGGAGCTGGAGAAGGCAACACAG AGACAAGAACGCTTCACTGACTGTTCAGCCCTACTGGACCTAGAGAGAAAG GACCGGAGGATGTTGGAGCGGCGCATggcagagctggaggaggagctaAAG GTTTTGGTTGACCTGAGAGCAGACAATCAGCGTCTTAAAGATGAAAATGGAGCACTGATCCGCGTCATCAGCAAACTCTCCAAATAG